The genomic window CTTGGCCACGTCGTGGCTGGCGGCGGGCGGCGCCACCGCCCCGTCCGAACCGGGCCCCGCGTTCGCCGGCGCCTGGGCGGCCGCGCCACCACCCGCGCAGTGGGAGGAAGAAGAAGCCCTCGCTGCGCGGATCGCGAGCCTCTGGGAGCGCCTTCGCCCCCTGCACAACTTGGACCCCGACGCGGCCCGCGAGGTCGATCGCGCGCAGGAGACCGGCGCCGTCGCGGCGCTCGTCTGCGACGACGGCGACCTTGTCGCCGCGTTGTTCCTGCCGGCAGAACGGGACGCCGCGGCCGCCCGGCTGGCCCGCATGGGGCTCCGCGCCGCGCGGCCGCGATTGGCGTCGACCGGGCTCGTCGTCCGCGTCAGCGTCGCACCAGCCAGCTCAGCACGCCACTGACGACGCTGACCGCCAGCGAGGCGCCCACTGCGGGCCAGAAACCGCCCACGTCCACCCCGGGCACGAGCCACGCGACCAGGATCAGCATCAGGGCGTTCACGACGAACGTGAAAAGCCCGAGCGTCACGATGTTCAGCGGCAGCGTCAGCACGAGCACGACGGGCCGGATGAACGCGTTGACGATCCCCAGGACGAGGGCGGCCACGACCGCCGCGAGGAGCCCGTCGAGCTTCAGCCAGCCAGGGAACAGGTACGCCACCACGAGCAACGCGAGCGCGTTCAACAGCCATCGAACGAGCATCTGTCCACGTCCCTTCGGGCCGATGGGGGATACGGTTCGCCGGTTCGGGGAACGATTCCCATCAGGTTATCGTATTCGCGGCGCGCGGAGGTGATCGCGACATGCTGCACTTGGGCCAGATGGTCACCGGAGCCAACGCCATGTTCTGGTGGTGGGTGATCGGCATCGTGGCCATCGGCGCGTTGATCTGGTGGTGGGCCGCGTCCAGCCGGCCGGCGACCCCCGCGCCAGACATGAACCGCGCCCGGAAGGACACCGGCACGCACGACGAACCCGAGCGCGACAAGAAGGACTGAGTCCAGCCCGTCACGTCCGCACGCAGTGAGGGCGGGGACGACCCCGCCCTCCGCGTCACTCGACGAAGACCTCCACCTGCTCGCCGTTTTCCCCCTGGATCTCCACGAGCTTGCCCTCCGCGCCCTCCTTCACGAGCGCGACGATCTCGTCAAGGTCGATCGGCTGGCCGTTCACGTTCAACACCCCGGCCGGGATGAAGCGCTTCGCCAAGTCGAGCAGCTTGAGCGGCACGTTCACGTTGACTTTGTTGCCGCCGCCGCTGTCCGCCACGCGGACGCGCAGCCAGCGCGGCGCCGCGCCGGGCGCCCTTGCCGGCGCGGGCTCGTCGCTCTGCGCGAGCGCCTCCAGGAGCTTCGCGCCCTCCTCGGCGGTGACCGTTCCGGACTCGATCATCTTCAGGATTCGCATGCGCTCCTCGTTCATGTGGACGCCTGCCCTTCCTCTGATGCAACGTCTTCCTCCGTGTCGTCACCGAGCGGTTCCCCACGCAGGGCGGCGAGCAGCCGCTCCGCTTCGTCCGCGCGGATGGTGCCCGACTCGACCAGGCGCAGCACGTAAAGTTCCAGCTCTTCCCGGTCCGACGCGGGCGCCGCGCCCGCCGCCTCGTCCCCGTCGCCGGTGGCGTGAGCGCGGACGAGGGACGCCGCCGCGCTGGCGACCGCTTCTCCCGGCAAGGGCTCGGCACGGCGGCCCGCTGCATCCGCCGCTCCGTCCACGGCCTCGCCGGCCGGCTCGCCGACGCGCAACTCCACCGGTCCGAACTCCGCCTCCACGCGGATCAGCTGGCCGCCGCCGTTGACGCGCCCGCGAAAGACGCCCCGGCCGCGTTCGATCTCGACCAGCGATGGCGGCGCCTTCACGTCCACGACGCCCCGCCGGCTGTACAGCTCCACGTCCGCCGCGACGTCCGGCGCCAGCTCCAGCACGATCCGCCCGGTGCCGGCGTCCACGCGCGCCGGCGCGGCCGGCGAGCGCGTGAAGCGGAGCCGCACGTGGCCCGCGCCGGAGTCCACGACGACGCGCCCGGCGCCGACACCCTCCAGTTCCACGGCGCCCGCGCCGCTATCCACGACGACCTCGCCGTGCAGGTCGCTTCCCCGGACGGATCCGGCCCCGCTGTCGACGGTCACGCGACCCTCGATGGCCTCCAGCCGCACGGAGCCCGCGCCGGCGTCGACCTCGACGTCGCCGCGCACTCGCGCCACGCGGACGGGGCCGAGGCCCGCGTCCACGCGCACGTCCCCTTCCACGTCCTCGACATCGATGCCGCCCAGCCCGCAATCCGCCTCGACGTCGCCGCGGATCCCGCGAACGCGAATCGAGGCGCTCCCGTCGAACGCGACGCTGGCCCGCTGCGGCACTCGGACGCGCAACGCGCGGGGGGCCCGGGCCTCGATGCGCGCGGCGTCGCCGCCATGGCCCACGTCCACGCGACCGCCCTCGGCCTCGTAAGTGACGGACTCCATCGCGGAATCCCCGACGATCTCCACCTCGCCGCGGTCCGCCTCCACCACGAGCCGTCCGCCGGGCGCGAGGGTGACCGTGCCGTTACTGCGCGGAGGCATTGGCGGCCGCCTCCTTTCCCTCGCCGGCGACATCGATGGTGATCGATCCGTTGTGCGTGGCGGCCTCGAAGCGCAGTGCCGGCTGGCCTGCGCGCCGCCCGCGGACCCGCCGCCGGCCGAATTCTCTCGCCGTCTCGAACTCTCTCGACGGGACGTCGACGCGGCCCGCGCGCGTTTCCGCCATCACGTCGAACCCGCAGTCCGGCAGCGACGCCCGCACCGCGCCGTTGTACGTCGTCAGGCGCACCTCGCGATCCGCCGTCAGGCGCCCGGCGCGCCACTCAAGGGCGCCGTTGTACGTGCGACCCTCGACCGACGCGTCGACGTCCTCGAACTCGAGGTGCCCGTTGTGCGTCCTCACCGTCCAGCGGCCGCCCACAAGGCGCCTCGCCTCGACGTGGCCGTTCATCGTCTCGGCGGAGAACTCGGCGCCGAACAGGTCGCGCAGGTCCACGCGGCCGTTGCTGGTCCGCGCCCGCCCGGCGACGGTCGTTCCCCGCGGCACCTCGATGCGCACGTGCATCCTGCAGCCGCCGCCGTTACCCACGTCCTCCCCGAGCGAGACGCGCAGCGTCGCGCCGTCGACCTCGATGCGGCCCATCGACTTCGCGCGCTCGGCCGCGCGGTCCTGGTCGCTTCCGCGCGCCCGCTTGACGAGCCGCACGAGCACGTCGTCGCGTTCGGTCCCGGCGATCTCGATGCGGCCGTTCGCCGTCTCGACGACCAGGTTGAGCGTGGCGCCGGGCGTCGCCGGGAACCGCCGTTCGACGACGTCCTCCGCTTCCGGGCCGAAGATGCCGAACACGCCCCCGTCGAACAGGCTGACGATCCGCGGCAGCCCCTCAAGCCCCGCTTCGAGGCGCTCCGCGAGGCGCTCGGCCCAACGCTCTCCCCGTTCGGCGAGGCGCTCGCCCTTCTCGGCGAGGCGCTCGCCGACCTCCGCCAGCATCTCGCCGTGCCTCGCAAACCGTTCGGCGCTGCGCCGGGCGACGCGTTGCGCGACGCGGAACAGGTCGGCGTCGATCGCGCGCCCTCCCTCACCGGCGTCTTCGCTGCGCCCCCCCTCTCCGGCGTCGTCGCTGCGCCCGCCCTCTCCGGCGACGCGCGCGTGCCCGCCGGTGCCAGCGGCGTCCGCGTCGGCCTCGCTCAGCGCGCGCAGCAGCGCGGCGGCCTGCTCGGCGTTGATCTTGCCTTCCTCCAGCATCTTCAGGACCAAACGGCGCTCCTCGCTCACCGCGACTTCCCCCTCAAGAGCCGCAGCGCTTCTTCCGCGTCGATCTCGCCCTGGCTCAGGCGTTCGAGAACCTCCATGCGCTCCTCGCGGCTGCGAGCCGCCTCGCGCTTTGTCTCGCGGGCGTCCGGACTGTAGCCCAGCGCCTCGATCAGCGCGTCCAGCCGGCTTCGCACCGCCGGGTAAGAGAGGCCCAGATCCCGCTCCACTTCCCGGATGTTCCCGCGGTTGCGCACGAAGACCTCAAGAAAGTCCCACTGCTCCGGGGTGAGCGCGGCGAACTTGCCCAGCAGAAAGCGACCCTGAATGGTGGTGTCGCAGGCGCGACAGTGCAGCTGCGTGACTTCCAGAGGCTCGCTGCAGACGGGACACCGCCCCAGAAGGCTGCGTTTCGCCATGGCTGGCCCTCCTCGACCCGTGCACGGGGCGCTGGCGCTCCCCCACGCGGGTGGTTCTGAGGGCATGATAAGGCGGTGTATGCACGTCGTCAACATCAAGATCAATCTTTTTAATATGTCGCTTTACACGTGAGGACGCGGCGAGAGAGGCAGGTCTAGCCCTCGCCAGGCGCGGCGTCGTCCGCAAGCGCGGCGCACACCGCTTCCGCCAGCTTCCGATTGAACCCCGGCAGCGCCGCGATGGCCTCCGGCCCCGCGCGCAGGATCTCCTCCGGAGAGCCGAACGCCTTCATCAACGCCTTCCGCCGCTTGGGGCCGATGCCTGGGATCTCGTCCAGGCGCGAGCGCAGCGCGCCGCTGGAACGCAACCGCCGGTGATACTCCAGCCCGAAGCGATGCGCCTCGTCGCGGATGTGCTGGAGGAGGTGGAGCGCGGGCGACTGGCGGGGCAGGGCGATCGGCTCGCTCCGGCCGGGCTGGAAGAGGAGCTCCTCCTCCTTGGCCAACCCGAACGTGGGGATGTCCTCGAAGCCGAGCGCGTGCAGCACCTCCATCGCCGCCGACAGCTGCCCCTTGCCGCCGTCGATGATGATGAGATCGGGGAGACGGGACCACTTGCCGGTGGTGTCTTCCTTGGCCCGCCGGAAGCGCCGGTAGAGCACCTCCTGCATCGAAGCGAAGTCGTTGGGCAGGCCGTGGACGGTCTGGATCTTGAACCTGCGGTACTCTGAGGGTCGCGGCCGGCCGTCCTCGAAGACGGTCATGGCGGCGACGATGTGGCTGCCCTGCGTGTTCGAGATGTCGTAGCACTCGATGCGCAGCGGCGGCTCCGGCAGGCCGAGCGCCTCCTGCAGCTCCTCCAGCGCCGCCTGCGCGTCGTCGCGGGCGCGCTCGCGGCGCCAGAGCTCCTCCGCGAGCCGCTCCTCCGCATTCTCCCTCACCAGGTCCATCAGGCGGCGCGCCTCGCCCCGCACCGGGCGGCGGATGACGACGCGCCGCCCGCGCTGCCGGCTCAGGTACGCCTCCAGCGTCTCGCGGCCCTCCGGTTCCACGTCGACGAGCACCTCACCGGGGACGGCGGCGCCCTCGGTGTAGTACTGCTCGAGGAAAGCCGCCATCACCGCCTCCGGCGACTCGTCCACCCCCGCGTGCAGGAGGAACGTCTCGCGGCCCTCCACGCGCCCCTCCCGCACGAAGAACACCTGCGCCGCGATCAGGTCGCCGCGCCGCGCGAGCGCGACCGCGTCGCGGTCCGCCACGCGCCGCAGCACCACCTTCTGCGACTCGCTGACTTCCCTGAGCGCGCGGATGCGGTCGCGCAAGTCGGCCGCGCGCTCGAACTCCAGCGCCTCGGCGGCCGCCTCCATCTCGTCCTCAAGCGTGCGCAGCAGCGAGGCGTCGCGCCCTTCGAGGAAATCCACCAGCTGGCGCATCTGGCGCATGTAGTCCTCTTCGGTGACGTATCCCACGCACGGCGCCGGGCAGCGGCGGATGTGGTAGTAGAGGCACGGGCGGCCGCCCTGCGCGAGGCGGCGATCGCTGCACGTGCGGTACGGGAAGACGCGCCGCAGCACGGCGACCGTCTCCTTGAGCGCGCCCGAGTCGGCGTACGGCCCGAAGTAGCGGGCGCCGTCGTCGCGCCGCTGGCGCACCATGGTGAGCCGCGGCCACTTCTCGTTGAGGTCGAGGCGCAGCCAGGGGTACTGCTTGTCGTCCCGCAGGCGCACGTTGTACTTGGGGCGGTGCTTCTTGATCAGGTTGGACTCGAGCACCAGCGCCTCGACTTCGTTGTCGCAGACGATGGTCTCGAGGTCGGCGACGTGGCGCAGCATCAACAGCACGCGCCCCTCGCGGGCCCGCGAGGCGTGCCAGTAGGAGCGCACCCGCGACCGCAGCGAGGTCGCCTTGCCCACGTAGATCACGGCGCCGCGCGCGTCCTTGTACAGGTACACGCCGGGCCGGTCGGGCAAGCGCGCGAGCTTCTCGCGCACGGCGTCCGGGGGCTCGACGGCCGCCGTCCGCCCTTCCGTGAAGTCCTCGCGATCCGCGCCAGGCCGTTCTTCGTCCATGCTTCCAGTATCGCACGGACGTCGCCGGATGCGCCGCGGCCCGGCGCTTGAACCCGCGCGTCCCGTGCGTTTGGCACATGGGACGAGCGGACAGACTCCCTCCCGGGAGGTGCGCGCCCATGCTCACGACGGATCCCGTCGTCGCGATCATCTTCGGCCTCGCCGTCGGGCTCCTGGAGCGGGCGTACTTCCTCTGGGCGGACGTGCGCCAGTACCCGACGTACCCGCACAACCGCATCATCCACATGTTCCTCGGGCTCATCGCCTCGCTCGTGGGAGCGCTGGCCGTGCCGGCCATCCTGACGAAGAACTTCGTCGCGGGCGTGTTCCTCGTCGCGGGAGCGCAGCAGTTCCACCAGGTGCGCACCATCGAACGCGATATGCTCGCGTCGCTCGACAAGGCGGAGATCGTGCCCCGCGGCCCGGCGTACGTCGAGGCGATCGCCATGGGCTTCGAGGCGAGGAACTACATGGTGCTCGCCGCGGCGCTCGTCACGAGCTTCAGCACCTCGCTCTGGGGATGGGAGGTCGGGCTGACGATCGGGCTGTGGGCCATCGTGCTGACGCGGTACGTGCTGCGTGCTCAGAAGATCGAGTCCGTGGCCGTCGTCGAGCGCGTGCCCGTGGAGCTCACGCCCCAAGAGCTGCGCGCCGGGCCGATCCGGCTCAAGTTGCCCGAGGGCGCGGGTCTCGCGCCCGATCGCGTGCGCGCGCTGCGGCTGACCGCGCGCCGACCCCAGGACCGGCTCGTGTTGTCGAGTCCCGCGCAGATCCAGGCGCTTGTGTATGAGGTGGCCTCGTCCTCCGGCGTGCTCAGCCCCGACCTTGAGGTCGCGCGGCCCCAGGCGAAGTACGACCACGAATCCGGATCGTTGTACATCACCTACGTGCCCGCGGATCCCGACTTCGACGATGCCGAGGACGCGGCCCGCCACACGCTGGTCCTCGAGGTGGCGGGTCACCGGCGCCGCATGGCCCGCCGCCGGCTCTCGCAGGGCCGCGGCGCCCCGCGGTAGAGCGGGCCGCGGCCCTTGCCCGTACTGGATGGCCCCGTCCGGGGCCCGTCGCCGGTCAACGGAACCAGCCGCGCCACCACAGGTACGCGAAGAGAGCCATGTTCAGCGCCAGCATGAGCCCCAGAGCATAGGCGTATCCGTGCGGCCAGTGGTACTCGGGGATGCGGAAGTTCATGCCGTAGATGCTCGCCACCAGCGTCGTGGGCAGCGTGAAGGTGGAGATCACCGTCAGCACCTGCATGAAGTTGTTCTGGCGCTCGTTGTGGATGCTGACGTGCGACTCCAGCGTCTCCCGCAGCGCGAGCCGCGTGTCCTCCACGTCGTCGATCAGCTGGCCGACGCGATCCGCAAGGTCGTCGAAGTACGGCCGCCAGCGGTCCTCGACCATGGCGAAGTCCCTCGCGCGCAGCAGCTCAAGCACGGCGCGCGCCGGGCCGAGCAGGTTCCGCAGGCGCAGCGCCTCGCGCCGCACGTCGAGCAGGTCGAAGTAGAACGCGTCCCGCGTCCCGCGGCGCAACGCCGTGGCCGCCCGCTCCGCCACGTCCGCGAGATCCAGGGCCAGGCGCTCGAAGTCCCCGACAGCGCGCTCCAGCAGGGCGTAGAGCGCGCCGTTCACGCCGGCCGCGCGCGCTTCGGGCTCCTCCATGACCTCGCGGACGGCGGCCACCTCGTCGGGGTGGATGGTCACCAGCCAGCCGGGCGCGAGCAGCAGGCCGAACGGCGAGCGATGCACCTCGAACGCGGGCGGGACGGCTTCGCGCAACACGAGGTTCGGGTCCGGCGGGGCGGGCCGAGGCCACCAGAACGCGAAGTAGACCGCCTCGCGCAGCGCCGTGACGCGCGGCCGGCGGAACGGCTCCGCCAGGCGCTTGCGGATAAGGTCCGGAAGCTCTGCCGCGAAGCCGCTCTCCTTCAATAAGCGGGGAACGTCCGTGGTGGCGCCGCTCTCGACGTCGAGCCAGCGGGCGCCGCCGTCGAGCGCGCACGACCGTGCGGCCATGCTCACCTCGGCGTCCCGGGACGCGTGACGGGTCCCGACGAGGCCATGTCCGAGGTCACCGGCGAGACGATGAAGATGGACTTGAACGCCGACCAGTTGAACGGCACGAGCGGCCAGAGGTACGGCACGCCCAGCGATCGCGTGGCGAGCGCCAGCAGGAAGAAGGCGAGGGTCGCCACCACCAGCCCGGGCAGCTTGAACAACGCCACCGAAAGGAGCAGCGAGATGCGGAAGAGCCGCGCGACGATCATCATCTCCACGGACGAGATGGCGAAGGTGAACACCGTGGCCACCCCGAGGTAGAGGATCACCTCCGGGAGGAAGAGCCCCGTCTTGAAGAGCGCGTCGCCCAGGATGACGGCGCCGAAAATCGACATCGCGGCGGCGACGGACGACGGCGTGTTCAGGATCGCACGGCGGACGACCTCGATGCCCAGCTCCGCCACGATGAACTGCGTCGCCAGCGACATTCCCGTCGGCGGCTGCCGTGGCCCGATGAACGTGAGGCTCTTCGGCAGCACGCTCGGTTCCGTCGCCGCCAGCAGCCACAGCGCCGGGAGGAAGATCGACATGATCGTCGCCATGAGGATGACCCACCGGAGGTAGGTGCCGGCCGGTGCGCCGATGTGGAAGTCCTCCGGGTGCGGCACGTGCGCGAAGAACGGCGCCGGGACGATGATGGCCTGCGGCGTCGTGTCCACGACGACCAGGATGCGTCCCTCCGCGACCTGCGCCGCCGCCATGTCGGCGCGCTCGGTGAACCGCACCGTCGGCAGGGGGTTCCAGGGGTGGTCGCTGAGCAGCGTGGCCACGGCCCGCTCCGACATCGAGATGTTGCGCACGTCGGATTGTTGCAGCCTGCGCCGGACGTCCTCGACCATCCGCGGGTCGGCCACCCCTTCCAGGTAGCAGATGGCCACGTCCGTGTGCGAATGGCGCCCCACGCGGACGATCTCGCAGCGCAGGCGGGGGTCGCGCAACCGGCGACGCAGCAGCGTGGTGTTGTAGAGAAGCGTCTCCACGAACCCGTCGTGCGGGCCGAGGACCACCTTCTCCGTCTCCGGCACGTTGGGCAGGCGCGCCGGGTACACGCGGGTGTCGATGATGAGCCCGCGGCTCACGCCCTCGATGAGGATGCCGATCGGCCCGGAGAGCACGTTCGTCACGAACTCGTCGAGCGTGTTCACCACGGAGAACGAGGGCAGCGTGATCTGGCGGTGCATGATCTTGTCCAGGGCGTCCTCGTCCAGGGCGCCCTCGTTCAGCACGGCCAGCTCGGCGAGCATCTGCATCACCGTGCGGGCGTCGTAGAAGCCGTTGACGAGGAACACGTGGATCCGCCGCCCGCCGAACGTGTACGGCTGGCTCAGGATGTCGAAGCTCTTGCCCACGCCGAGCAGTTCCTCAAGGTATTTGACGTTCGTGTCGAGGTCCGTGGTGATGTACCTCGTATAGTTGTCGATGGAAGCGGCGGACGTGGCCCTGTGACCGTCGACGAACGGCGTCGTAGTGTTCGGCATGGCGCGTCCCTCCGCCGGAAAGTCTTCCCCCTGGGAGACGGTGCCATACTGCCCATGAACGAGCCCCTGTTCGGCATTGAAGAGGAAGTCTTCCTGACATACCCCGACCGGCCGGCCCTGGACGCGCTGTGGCCGCTGGCGCGCCTGCTGTGGCGCAACCCGCGCTACTACTACACGCGGAGCGCCTCCAACTTCGCGCGCGGCGCCGACCTGCGCCGCGCGGTCATGAGCGGCGTGGAGCTGTCGACGCCGCCGCGGCGCGGCACGGACGCGGCCGTGGCCGCGCTCGCGGAGCAGCGCCGCCGCCTCGCGGAGGTGGCGGACGCGTACATCGTGCCCATGGGGAGCCTGCTCGGCCTCGAAGCGCGCACGAACACGTGCGGCCTGCACGTGCACATCGGCGGCGTCGACGACCTTGAAGCCGCCTATGCGGCCGTCGCCCACTTCCTCCCCCTGCTCGCCTGCGCGTTCCTGAACGCGCCCTATGACGAGGGCGGGCAGCCGCGCCCGTCGTTCCGGTTCGCCCGCTCGTACGCCATCGGTCCCCTGCGCGCCGACCCGCGCTACCGCTTCCAGGACCTGATCCTCCCCTACCGGCTGCCGACCGTTGAAATCCGCTGCTTCGACCCGGTGTGGGAGACCGAGCGGCTCGCCACCGTGCTCCGGGCCATTTCCGCCGTGCTGCGCTCGGGGCGCCGCTGGCCGCTCGATCGCGACCGGTATAATCGATTGAGGGCCGCCGTGGCGGCGGAGGGCTACGGACCGCACGTGCGGCCGCTGTTCCTTGAGCTGTCGGAGCTCATCACGCTGCCGGAGGCGCTCTTTGCCGCGCCGCCCGCGGAGGCCGTCCGCCGCTGGGCAGCCGAGGACGGCGTGAAAGGGGCGTACCGCCGGATCGACGCCGCCTACCGGGGGGAGCGGGGACGCCCGCGCCCGCGGGAGGTTCGCCCCCGCGCCTGGCGGGCCGCGGCCGGGTTCCTGGCATACTACGTGCCGCGCCTGCCCTACACGGCGTGGAAGGCATTCGTGGAGCGACCGCGTTCGGGAGGGGAACACGCGTGACGGTCGGGACCTGGCTCCTCGTGATCGCCTCGATCGCCGCCGCGGCCGCCGGCGCCGTGTGGTACCTGCGCAACGTGTGGTTCTTCCGCGACCCGGTGCGCGTCACGCCGCGGGAGCCGGGCCTCGTCGTCTCCCCGGCCGACGGCAAGGTCGTCTACGTCCGGCGGGTGCAGGGCGGCGTCGTGGAGAGCCGCAAGCTGGGCCAGGCCATCCGCGTCGAGGAGATCACGCGCCAGCGTCCGAACGGCCCGCTGGACGGTTGGCTCGTCGGCGTGTACATGTCGCCGCTGGACGTCCACTTCAACTACGCCCCGGTCGACGGGGAGATCGAATCGGTCGTGCACAGCCCCGCGGCCCGCAACTGGCCGATGGTCGACCTGTGGGAGTACGTGAACCTCACCTACCTGCGGCGCGCCATGGACCTCTTTGGCAAGCGGTATCACCTGGAGAACGAGCGCAACACCATCTTCCTTCGCACGGAGGCCGGCGGGCGCCCGGTCCGCCTGGCGGTCGTCGAGATCGCGGACAAGTACGTGAACAAGATCGACTGTTACGTCAAGCCCGGCGAGCGCGTCCGCGCCGGGCAGAAGGTGTCGTTCATCAAGCGGGGCAGCCAGGTCGACATTTACTTTGACACGCCCGACGTGGACATCCTCGTCCGCGTCGGCGACCAGGTCTACGGCGCCCTCACGCCCCTCGCGCGCCTGCGGTGAGTGCCGTGTTGGGGTGGCTGGAGCAGCTGCCGGCGCCCGCCCTCTACGTGTTGCAGTTCCTCGCCCTGTTCGTCGAGGGAACGGGCCTGCCCGGCGTGCTGGTGGAGCCGTTCTTTCTTGCCACCGGCCTGCTCGTGAGTCGCGGGCGCATTCAGTTCCTGGGCGCGTGGCTCGCGGCGGCGGCGGGCAACTTCGCCGGCAACCTGGCGGGGTACGCGGTGGGCCGGCTGTGGCTGGAAAGCATGCTGCGACGCGTGGGGCCG from Clostridia bacterium includes these protein-coding regions:
- a CDS encoding DUF2089 domain-containing protein produces the protein MAKRSLLGRCPVCSEPLEVTQLHCRACDTTIQGRFLLGKFAALTPEQWDFLEVFVRNRGNIREVERDLGLSYPAVRSRLDALIEALGYSPDARETKREAARSREERMEVLERLSQGEIDAEEALRLLRGKSR
- a CDS encoding phosphatidylserine decarboxylase; this translates as MTVGTWLLVIASIAAAAAGAVWYLRNVWFFRDPVRVTPREPGLVVSPADGKVVYVRRVQGGVVESRKLGQAIRVEEITRQRPNGPLDGWLVGVYMSPLDVHFNYAPVDGEIESVVHSPAARNWPMVDLWEYVNLTYLRRAMDLFGKRYHLENERNTIFLRTEAGGRPVRLAVVEIADKYVNKIDCYVKPGERVRAGQKVSFIKRGSQVDIYFDTPDVDILVRVGDQVYGALTPLARLR
- a CDS encoding DUF4097 family beta strand repeat protein — its product is MSEERRLVLKMLEEGKINAEQAAALLRALSEADADAAGTGGHARVAGEGGRSDDAGEGGRSEDAGEGGRAIDADLFRVAQRVARRSAERFARHGEMLAEVGERLAEKGERLAERGERWAERLAERLEAGLEGLPRIVSLFDGGVFGIFGPEAEDVVERRFPATPGATLNLVVETANGRIEIAGTERDDVLVRLVKRARGSDQDRAAERAKSMGRIEVDGATLRVSLGEDVGNGGGCRMHVRIEVPRGTTVAGRARTSNGRVDLRDLFGAEFSAETMNGHVEARRLVGGRWTVRTHNGHLEFEDVDASVEGRTYNGALEWRAGRLTADREVRLTTYNGAVRASLPDCGFDVMAETRAGRVDVPSREFETAREFGRRRVRGRRAGQPALRFEAATHNGSITIDVAGEGKEAAANASAQ
- a CDS encoding YIEGIA domain-containing protein, coding for MLTTDPVVAIIFGLAVGLLERAYFLWADVRQYPTYPHNRIIHMFLGLIASLVGALAVPAILTKNFVAGVFLVAGAQQFHQVRTIERDMLASLDKAEIVPRGPAYVEAIAMGFEARNYMVLAAALVTSFSTSLWGWEVGLTIGLWAIVLTRYVLRAQKIESVAVVERVPVELTPQELRAGPIRLKLPEGAGLAPDRVRALRLTARRPQDRLVLSSPAQIQALVYEVASSSGVLSPDLEVARPQAKYDHESGSLYITYVPADPDFDDAEDAARHTLVLEVAGHRRRMARRRLSQGRGAPR
- a CDS encoding CorA family divalent cation transporter; protein product: MAARSCALDGGARWLDVESGATTDVPRLLKESGFAAELPDLIRKRLAEPFRRPRVTALREAVYFAFWWPRPAPPDPNLVLREAVPPAFEVHRSPFGLLLAPGWLVTIHPDEVAAVREVMEEPEARAAGVNGALYALLERAVGDFERLALDLADVAERAATALRRGTRDAFYFDLLDVRREALRLRNLLGPARAVLELLRARDFAMVEDRWRPYFDDLADRVGQLIDDVEDTRLALRETLESHVSIHNERQNNFMQVLTVISTFTLPTTLVASIYGMNFRIPEYHWPHGYAYALGLMLALNMALFAYLWWRGWFR
- a CDS encoding spore germination protein, encoding MPNTTTPFVDGHRATSAASIDNYTRYITTDLDTNVKYLEELLGVGKSFDILSQPYTFGGRRIHVFLVNGFYDARTVMQMLAELAVLNEGALDEDALDKIMHRQITLPSFSVVNTLDEFVTNVLSGPIGILIEGVSRGLIIDTRVYPARLPNVPETEKVVLGPHDGFVETLLYNTTLLRRRLRDPRLRCEIVRVGRHSHTDVAICYLEGVADPRMVEDVRRRLQQSDVRNISMSERAVATLLSDHPWNPLPTVRFTERADMAAAQVAEGRILVVVDTTPQAIIVPAPFFAHVPHPEDFHIGAPAGTYLRWVILMATIMSIFLPALWLLAATEPSVLPKSLTFIGPRQPPTGMSLATQFIVAELGIEVVRRAILNTPSSVAAAMSIFGAVILGDALFKTGLFLPEVILYLGVATVFTFAISSVEMMIVARLFRISLLLSVALFKLPGLVVATLAFFLLALATRSLGVPYLWPLVPFNWSAFKSIFIVSPVTSDMASSGPVTRPGTPR
- a CDS encoding phage holin family protein is translated as MLVRWLLNALALLVVAYLFPGWLKLDGLLAAVVAALVLGIVNAFIRPVVLVLTLPLNIVTLGLFTFVVNALMLILVAWLVPGVDVGGFWPAVGASLAVSVVSGVLSWLVRR
- the uvrC gene encoding excinuclease ABC subunit UvrC, which encodes MDEERPGADREDFTEGRTAAVEPPDAVREKLARLPDRPGVYLYKDARGAVIYVGKATSLRSRVRSYWHASRAREGRVLLMLRHVADLETIVCDNEVEALVLESNLIKKHRPKYNVRLRDDKQYPWLRLDLNEKWPRLTMVRQRRDDGARYFGPYADSGALKETVAVLRRVFPYRTCSDRRLAQGGRPCLYYHIRRCPAPCVGYVTEEDYMRQMRQLVDFLEGRDASLLRTLEDEMEAAAEALEFERAADLRDRIRALREVSESQKVVLRRVADRDAVALARRGDLIAAQVFFVREGRVEGRETFLLHAGVDESPEAVMAAFLEQYYTEGAAVPGEVLVDVEPEGRETLEAYLSRQRGRRVVIRRPVRGEARRLMDLVRENAEERLAEELWRRERARDDAQAALEELQEALGLPEPPLRIECYDISNTQGSHIVAAMTVFEDGRPRPSEYRRFKIQTVHGLPNDFASMQEVLYRRFRRAKEDTTGKWSRLPDLIIIDGGKGQLSAAMEVLHALGFEDIPTFGLAKEEELLFQPGRSEPIALPRQSPALHLLQHIRDEAHRFGLEYHRRLRSSGALRSRLDEIPGIGPKRRKALMKAFGSPEEILRAGPEAIAALPGFNRKLAEAVCAALADDAAPGEG